In the Aneurinibacillus soli genome, one interval contains:
- the prfA gene encoding peptide chain release factor 1: MLQRLESVVERYDRLTHLLCDPNVMNDPKKLREYSKEQSDIEPTVQAYREYKEVSEQLQDAKDMLEEKLDDEMREMVKMEVGELTERKEKLEEEIHILLLPKDPNDDKNVIIEIRGAAGGDEAALFAGNLYNMYTRYAAKHRFKVELLEANYTDIGGFKEVIFSVNGTGAYSRLKFESGAHRVQRIPATESGGRIHTSTATVAVLPEAEEVEVEVNDNDIRVDLFCSSGAGGQSVNTTKSAVRLTHVPTGIVVTCQDEKSQHKNKDKAMRVLRARLYDKMQQEAFAEYADARKSAVGTGDRSERIRTYNFPQSRVTDHRIGLTLHKLDQVLNGEMDEIVDALVLHEQAELMRNAEGA, encoded by the coding sequence GTGCTACAACGTTTAGAATCGGTAGTTGAGCGTTATGATCGTTTAACGCATCTGCTCTGCGACCCGAACGTGATGAATGATCCCAAGAAGCTTCGGGAGTATTCCAAGGAGCAATCCGACATTGAACCAACGGTACAGGCGTACCGTGAATATAAAGAAGTAAGTGAACAGCTTCAAGACGCCAAAGACATGCTAGAAGAGAAGCTCGATGATGAGATGCGCGAAATGGTCAAGATGGAAGTCGGTGAGTTGACCGAGCGTAAAGAGAAGCTGGAAGAAGAGATCCATATCCTTCTGCTGCCGAAAGACCCGAATGATGATAAAAACGTAATTATCGAGATTCGTGGTGCGGCAGGCGGTGATGAAGCAGCTCTGTTTGCCGGTAATCTGTATAACATGTACACTCGCTATGCAGCAAAGCATCGCTTCAAAGTCGAATTGCTAGAAGCGAACTATACAGACATTGGTGGCTTTAAAGAAGTCATCTTCTCTGTGAATGGCACAGGTGCATACAGCCGTCTTAAATTTGAAAGCGGTGCTCACCGTGTGCAGCGCATTCCGGCGACAGAGTCCGGTGGTCGTATTCATACGTCAACGGCAACCGTAGCGGTGCTGCCGGAAGCAGAGGAAGTAGAAGTAGAAGTGAACGACAACGATATTCGTGTTGACCTGTTCTGCTCTAGCGGCGCGGGCGGCCAGAGTGTTAACACAACCAAATCAGCGGTGCGCTTAACACACGTTCCGACTGGAATCGTTGTAACATGTCAGGATGAGAAATCCCAGCATAAGAACAAAGACAAGGCGATGCGCGTTTTGCGTGCCCGTCTGTATGACAAAATGCAGCAGGAAGCATTCGCAGAATATGCGGATGCACGTAAATCTGCCGTTGGTACGGGTGACCGCAGTGAGCGTATCCGAACGTACAACTTCCCGCAGAGCCGTGTGACCGATCATCGTATCGGCTTAACACTGCATAAGCTTGACCAAGTTCTCAACGGCGAGATGGACGAAATTGTAGACGCACTCGTGCTGCATGAGCAGGCAGAACTCATGCGCAATGCTGAAGGGGCGTAA
- a CDS encoding radical SAM protein produces the protein MYLVYADKQGQVYDHSELIGLGRSGDSLMEILEEELIPLPEGATLVSLPNCHPVGMDPDTGEMVRLTEYQAVGALMPQGYTRLMFPGYVKENKEDKLPLFGYTAVVWREGGFFVAAEASDEPHRWNPDNFPRCDLEKLVKDTVNQYPENRIFTHLSNCTLGYGCLTASNTFFNRWEAGLPVSYSCNAGCYGCISEQPDDSGFVSPQTRMNFKPTEDELVEVMMHHLQTPESIISFGQGCEGEPSTQAAIITKAMRRVREQTDTGFININTNAGLTDHIRAIVDAGLDLMRVSTISALDEHYNAYYRPRGYTLANVEQSATYASSQGVYTSINYLVFPGVFDREEEMEAMIEFIRRSGIRLIQMRNLNIDPDSYLAMIPQAKGEVFGMKQALEIYRAELPDVIIGSYTHVPPIEYQERRRQTLSQLKK, from the coding sequence ATGTACCTTGTATATGCGGACAAGCAGGGGCAGGTGTATGACCATTCGGAATTGATTGGGCTCGGGCGGAGCGGCGATTCCCTGATGGAAATACTGGAAGAGGAACTTATTCCGCTTCCAGAAGGCGCTACACTTGTCAGTCTGCCGAACTGTCATCCTGTTGGCATGGATCCGGATACGGGCGAAATGGTACGTCTCACGGAGTATCAGGCGGTTGGAGCATTGATGCCGCAGGGATACACTCGCCTTATGTTCCCCGGTTATGTGAAAGAAAATAAGGAAGATAAGCTTCCTCTCTTTGGATATACAGCGGTTGTCTGGCGAGAGGGTGGGTTTTTTGTCGCGGCGGAAGCGAGTGATGAGCCGCATCGCTGGAATCCGGATAACTTTCCACGCTGCGATCTGGAAAAGCTGGTAAAAGACACGGTGAATCAGTATCCAGAAAATCGGATTTTTACCCATCTCAGTAACTGTACACTTGGCTACGGCTGTCTGACGGCATCGAATACATTCTTTAACCGCTGGGAAGCAGGATTGCCGGTATCGTACTCGTGCAATGCGGGCTGTTACGGCTGTATTTCGGAGCAGCCGGATGACAGTGGTTTCGTCTCACCGCAGACGCGAATGAATTTCAAGCCGACTGAGGATGAACTGGTTGAGGTTATGATGCATCATCTTCAGACACCGGAGTCGATTATTAGCTTTGGTCAGGGTTGCGAGGGAGAGCCGTCCACGCAAGCAGCGATCATTACGAAGGCGATGCGCCGTGTGCGTGAGCAGACAGACACGGGCTTCATTAATATCAATACGAATGCAGGCTTGACGGATCATATCCGGGCGATTGTTGATGCTGGGCTTGATTTAATGCGGGTTAGTACGATTAGTGCGCTCGATGAACATTATAACGCCTACTACCGCCCGCGTGGTTATACACTGGCTAATGTAGAGCAGTCAGCAACGTATGCGAGTAGCCAGGGTGTGTATACATCGATTAACTATCTCGTATTTCCGGGTGTATTCGACCGGGAGGAAGAGATGGAAGCGATGATTGAGTTCATCCGCCGCTCAGGCATTCGTTTGATTCAGATGCGCAACTTAAATATTGATCCGGATAGCTACCTGGCGATGATTCCGCAAGCAAAGGGTGAAGTGTTTGGCATGAAGCAGGCGCTTGAGATTTACCGGGCGGAGCTGCCGGATGTCATCATTGGTTCGTATACGCATGTGCCGCCAATTGAGTATCAGGAACGTCGTCGTCAGACACTCTCCCAGCTCAAAAAATAA
- a CDS encoding IS110 family RNA-guided transposase: MKHVVAFDVSMGKSYWVVYNADRHCEFEGEIRHTRSDFEGLHACMEKLIEQDGEQPSIVFEATGVYSRQLERFMQDHQYTYCLLNPLEAKLQSASMRMHKTDRSDAHRLALTHFTVSRREKEVPNDFFQQLKSLSRFYQELDGELSTLRNRMHKVIQLTFSELETIFTSRSELCLHVIQLFPHPDLVNGLSKTVIRNRILKSTDKKLSAGTAEKKAIQLLEAAQNSYPAVSATDVLCDQLRIYVKRYLEILRQREALIRQMEEMSMHREDYQVLLSFPGIGVNTAVRLLAEIGDIRRFDNPKQLNAFAGIDIRRFQSGKTFFQDKINKRGNKHLRKLLYLVIQNMIKQRRFGNNHLVEYYDKVKTQPYNKCHKVASIACVNKLLKCLFYLITHNQHYEYQCATRS, translated from the coding sequence ATGAAACATGTAGTCGCATTTGATGTAAGTATGGGAAAGAGCTATTGGGTGGTGTACAATGCCGACCGGCACTGTGAGTTTGAAGGAGAAATCCGGCATACCCGTTCCGATTTTGAAGGGTTGCATGCCTGCATGGAGAAGCTGATCGAGCAAGATGGGGAACAACCGTCCATTGTTTTCGAAGCTACGGGCGTATACTCCAGACAACTGGAACGCTTTATGCAAGATCATCAGTACACCTATTGCCTGTTAAACCCGCTTGAAGCCAAACTGCAGTCCGCTTCTATGCGGATGCATAAAACGGATCGAAGTGACGCTCATCGGCTGGCGTTGACTCATTTCACGGTCTCTCGAAGAGAAAAAGAAGTACCCAATGACTTCTTCCAGCAGCTAAAGTCTCTCTCTCGGTTTTACCAAGAATTAGACGGAGAACTTTCTACTCTTCGCAATCGGATGCATAAAGTCATTCAACTGACCTTTTCCGAACTGGAAACGATCTTTACAAGCCGATCGGAGCTCTGTTTACATGTCATTCAGTTATTTCCACATCCCGATCTCGTGAACGGTCTTTCCAAAACCGTAATCAGAAACCGGATTCTCAAGAGTACCGACAAAAAGTTATCGGCAGGTACCGCTGAGAAGAAAGCCATCCAGTTGCTTGAAGCCGCACAGAACTCGTATCCGGCGGTTTCCGCAACCGATGTTCTTTGTGACCAGCTACGCATCTATGTCAAACGTTATTTGGAGATTCTTCGCCAACGAGAAGCTCTGATTCGGCAAATGGAGGAAATGAGCATGCATCGAGAGGACTATCAAGTTCTTCTCAGCTTTCCGGGCATTGGGGTAAATACAGCGGTGCGTTTACTCGCCGAAATCGGAGACATCCGCCGCTTCGACAATCCGAAACAGCTCAACGCCTTTGCAGGGATTGATATCCGACGGTTCCAGTCCGGTAAAACCTTTTTCCAGGATAAAATCAATAAGCGCGGAAACAAGCACCTGCGTAAACTGCTTTACCTTGTCATTCAGAATATGATTAAACAGCGTCGTTTCGGGAACAACCATCTCGTTGAGTACTATGACAAAGTAAAAACGCAACCTTATAACAAGTGTCATAAAGTTGCGTCGATCGCTTGTGTAAATAAGCTCTTGAAGTGCCTCTTCTACCTTATTACACACAATCAGCACTATGAGTACCAGTGTGCCACCAGATCATAA
- a CDS encoding YhcN/YlaJ family sporulation lipoprotein, translating into MSIKPSRAIMLSLLLLILPACGKQGAAPNEMKSDHHTTRVQVRDTNPAIVSGHHNVQNLQMEADNLANIAVKVPNVSRATVVINGAIAYVGITTTDRVHSKKQVANVREEVRKHVQAKIPRYQVRVSNDPRIFKRIQDIGDGLRSGTPINNYRIHINDLNDRMPGIRK; encoded by the coding sequence ATGAGTATCAAACCATCACGCGCAATCATGCTCAGCCTGTTGCTACTTATACTTCCGGCATGTGGCAAGCAGGGGGCAGCACCGAATGAGATGAAAAGTGATCATCATACAACTCGTGTACAGGTACGAGATACGAACCCTGCTATCGTTAGCGGGCACCATAATGTTCAAAACCTACAGATGGAAGCGGACAATCTGGCTAACATTGCAGTCAAAGTACCGAATGTTAGCCGGGCCACTGTAGTCATTAACGGAGCCATCGCGTATGTAGGCATCACCACAACGGACAGGGTACACTCGAAGAAGCAGGTAGCGAACGTCCGGGAAGAAGTGCGCAAGCATGTACAGGCAAAAATACCGCGCTATCAAGTGCGCGTCTCAAATGATCCCCGAATCTTCAAACGCATCCAAGACATCGGTGACGGTCTGCGCAGCGGAACACCTATAAACAACTACCGCATACACATAAATGACCTGAACGATCGCATGCCTGGTATTAGAAAGTAA
- a CDS encoding undecaprenyl-diphosphate phosphatase yields MNDWQAILLGIIQGITEFLPISSTGHLYLGRHLFGLDEAGLFLDTMLHIGTLFAVLAVYGDDVFEIIRRPFSRLTGLLVVGTIPAAGLGLLLEDFFEEISRTGVTVGYEFLLTGFILWVADRWRDQGRREFSDLTYGDAVFIGCFQAAAIMPALSRSGLTIAASFLRGLDRDTAARFSFLLSIPAIGGGVVLQGAKLFTGEVRESIGLMPLLLGAIFSGLAGYVAVRWMIGLLKRGSLKWFAIYVWVLGLFIIGAQVSGVF; encoded by the coding sequence ATGAATGACTGGCAGGCCATTCTTCTTGGGATTATTCAGGGAATCACTGAGTTTCTGCCGATCAGCAGCACTGGACATTTGTATCTGGGACGGCATTTGTTCGGACTGGATGAAGCGGGGCTGTTTCTCGATACGATGCTACATATCGGTACACTGTTCGCGGTGCTGGCTGTATATGGAGACGATGTGTTTGAGATTATACGGCGACCATTCTCGCGCCTGACCGGGTTGCTTGTTGTCGGGACGATTCCGGCGGCTGGGCTTGGCCTTCTGTTGGAAGATTTCTTCGAGGAAATCTCCCGCACTGGTGTAACGGTCGGGTATGAGTTTCTGCTGACGGGCTTCATACTGTGGGTAGCCGACCGTTGGAGGGATCAGGGCAGGCGGGAGTTTTCTGACCTAACATACGGGGATGCGGTGTTTATCGGCTGTTTTCAGGCGGCGGCGATTATGCCGGCTCTATCGCGCTCTGGTCTGACAATTGCGGCCTCGTTTTTACGCGGGCTGGATCGGGATACTGCGGCGCGGTTTTCCTTCCTGCTGTCTATTCCTGCCATTGGTGGCGGTGTTGTACTTCAAGGTGCGAAGCTGTTTACGGGTGAGGTACGGGAATCCATTGGACTGATGCCGCTTTTGTTGGGTGCGATTTTTTCCGGGTTGGCAGGCTATGTGGCTGTCCGGTGGATGATTGGTCTTTTGAAGCGCGGTTCTTTGAAATGGTTTGCGATTTATGTGTGGGTACTCGGCCTGTTCATTATTGGGGCGCAGGTGAGTGGGGTTTTTTAA
- the rpmE gene encoding 50S ribosomal protein L31, with translation MRPGIHPDYKLTKVTCACGNEFETGSVKENLRVEICSECHPFYTGKQKFADAGGRVDRFKKKYNIK, from the coding sequence ATGAGACCGGGAATCCATCCTGATTACAAGTTAACGAAGGTTACTTGCGCTTGCGGTAACGAATTCGAAACCGGCTCAGTGAAAGAGAACCTGCGCGTGGAGATTTGCTCCGAGTGCCATCCGTTCTACACTGGCAAACAAAAATTTGCTGACGCTGGCGGTCGTGTTGATCGTTTCAAAAAGAAATACAATATCAAGTAA
- a CDS encoding TrkH family potassium uptake protein, translating to MEEQSTRPKKPLFSLSSISPAQLFVAGFGAIILLGAFLLTLPAATVNGQGLPFIDALFTATSATCVTGLVVVDTGTTFTTFGQLTILGMIQIGGLGFMTVATLFTLILGRKISFRQRLLIQESLNQLSVEGVVKLVRKVLIFTLVFESAGALILTLHWASEMGWSQAIYFGIFHSVSNFNNAGFDVVGNFQSLTPYVSDPVVNFVIITLIFVGGIGFVVIAELVEYRTRRKLSMHTKVVLSTSAFLTVFGAILIFAFEFTNPKTLAPLDWSGKFWGSLFQSVCTRTDGANTLSIGDMHQSSLFLMVILMFIGASPGSTGGGIKTTTFATLLAAVWAMIRSQGDVVFFKQRVHESKVYKALTIAFAALTLIMLVTMILCITEKADFLVILFETTSAFGTVGLTAGLTPHLTGFGKALISFMMFAGRVGPLTVAFALNWDRKKKHFRYSEGKIIIG from the coding sequence ATGGAGGAACAAAGTACACGACCCAAAAAACCGCTATTTTCGTTATCATCCATTAGCCCCGCACAATTATTTGTCGCAGGCTTTGGCGCCATTATTTTGCTCGGAGCATTCTTACTCACACTGCCTGCTGCCACAGTAAACGGACAAGGGCTCCCGTTTATTGATGCGTTATTTACGGCGACATCCGCCACGTGTGTAACCGGGCTAGTCGTTGTCGATACGGGCACGACCTTCACTACATTCGGCCAACTTACCATTCTTGGCATGATTCAGATCGGCGGCCTCGGATTTATGACTGTCGCTACCTTATTCACATTAATTCTCGGACGTAAAATTTCATTCCGCCAGCGCCTGCTTATCCAGGAATCACTCAATCAGCTTTCAGTAGAAGGTGTTGTCAAACTCGTACGAAAAGTATTGATTTTCACTCTTGTGTTCGAGTCCGCTGGCGCACTTATTCTCACCCTGCACTGGGCGAGTGAGATGGGCTGGTCGCAGGCAATTTATTTCGGCATTTTCCACTCCGTATCCAACTTCAATAATGCTGGATTTGATGTGGTTGGTAACTTTCAAAGTTTGACTCCCTATGTAAGCGACCCGGTTGTGAACTTTGTTATTATTACCTTAATTTTTGTAGGCGGGATCGGGTTCGTTGTCATTGCTGAACTGGTAGAATACCGCACCCGGCGCAAGCTTTCTATGCATACAAAAGTTGTCCTGTCGACGAGTGCCTTTCTAACTGTTTTTGGTGCCATTCTTATTTTTGCTTTCGAGTTCACCAATCCAAAAACGCTCGCCCCACTCGATTGGTCCGGGAAGTTCTGGGGATCACTTTTCCAATCGGTCTGTACACGGACAGATGGCGCGAATACGCTTTCGATTGGGGACATGCATCAGTCCAGCCTGTTTCTTATGGTCATTCTGATGTTCATCGGGGCATCGCCTGGCTCAACAGGGGGCGGGATCAAAACGACTACATTTGCCACACTGCTTGCCGCTGTCTGGGCAATGATTCGTAGCCAGGGAGACGTTGTGTTCTTCAAACAACGCGTTCATGAGAGCAAAGTATACAAAGCCCTTACCATCGCTTTTGCTGCACTCACGCTGATCATGCTCGTTACGATGATTCTCTGCATTACAGAGAAAGCAGACTTCCTTGTGATTCTATTCGAGACAACATCTGCATTCGGTACAGTCGGGCTAACGGCAGGACTGACCCCGCACCTGACCGGGTTTGGAAAAGCCTTGATTTCATTCATGATGTTTGCGGGACGCGTTGGCCCGCTAACCGTTGCATTCGCATTAAATTGGGATCGCAAGAAAAAGCACTTCCGTTATTCCGAAGGTAAAATCATTATCGGATAG